Proteins encoded in a region of the Tachyglossus aculeatus isolate mTacAcu1 chromosome 11, mTacAcu1.pri, whole genome shotgun sequence genome:
- the LOC119934679 gene encoding keratin-associated protein 9-3 translates to MSCSPCSTDFCGFPGCYGGGYFGNGASSEGGSGAVSCRTRWCRPSCAVEGTFLPPCCVLSCTPPTCCQLHDAQAACCRPSYCGQSWCRPSCCRPPSCGPLVCC, encoded by the coding sequence ATGTCCTGCAGCCCCTGCTCCACCGACTTCTGCGGCTTCCCTGGCTGCTACGGTGGTGGTTACTTCGGAAACGGTGCCTCCTCAGAGGGCGGCTCCGGCGCCGTCAGCTGCCGCACCAGGTGGTGCCGCCCCAGCTGCGCTGTGGAGGGCACCTTCCTCCCACCCTGCTGTGTGCTCAGCTGCACCCCACCCACCTGCTGCCAGCTCCACGATGCCCAAGCCGCCTGTTGCCGCCCATCCTACTGCGGGCAATCCTGGTGCCGCCCATCTTGCTGCCGCCCCCCCAGCTGCGGCCCGCTGGTGTGCTGTTAG
- the LOC119934680 gene encoding keratin-associated protein 2-3: MVSSCCGSVCSNLSCGGGCCLPQSCGSGCCGRSCLPPVSCQTTVCRPVSCVPRFSRPCFQPCCRPEPCCLQPGCCQPLSCCPSSCTAVVCRPCCWASTCCQPISVQSPCCRPHCCQPAACRTSCGGSGSGAFAEGGSGSVSCRTRWCRPSCAVEGTVLPPCCVLSCTPPSCCQLHDAQAACCRPSYCGQSWCRPSCCRPPSCGPLVCGQPSCVQTSCCQSPCEPSCCQPTC, encoded by the exons ATGGTCAGCTCCTGCTGTGGCTCCGTCTGCTCCAACCTGAGCTGCGGGGGAGGCTGCTGCCTGCCCCAGAGCTGCGGGTCCGGCTGCTGTGGCCGCTCCTGCCTGCCGCCGGTCTCGTGCCAGACCACCGTGTGCCGGCCGGTCAGCTGCGTGCCCCGATTCAGCCGCCCTTGCTTCCAGCCCTGCTGCCGTCCCGAGCCCTGCTGCCTCCAGCCCGGATGCTGCCAACCCCTCTCTTGCTGCCCCTCCAGCTGCACCGCCGTCGTCTGCCGGCCTTGCTGCTGGGCCTCCACTTGCTGCCAGCCCATTTCCGTCCAGTCCCCCTGCTGCAGGCCCCACTGCTGCCAGCCGGCTGCCTGCCGCA CGAGCTGTGGAGGCTCCGGAAGCGGTGCCTTCGCAGAGGGCGGCTCTGGCTCCGTCAGTTGCCGCACCAGGTGGTGCCGCCCCAGCTGCGCTGTGGAGGGCACCGTCCTCCCACCTTGCTGCGTGCTCAGCTGCACCCCCCCCTCCTGCTGCCAGCTCCACGATGCCCAAGCCGCCTGTTGCCGCCCATCCTACTGCGGGCAATCCTGGTGCCGCCCATCTTGCTGCCGCCCCCCGAGCTGCGGCCCGCTGGTGTGCGGTCAACCATCTTGCGTTCAAACATCCTGCTGCCAGTCACCCTGTGAACCAAGCTGCTGCCAGCCAACTTGCTGA